The window GAATTAGATCATCCTGCAGTTCAAAATGGAATTAAATCTTATAAAGACCTATTTAATTCTGATCCAGTCATTGATAAATGGACATTTTCAACAAATGGAGTTGTGATTAGAGGATTATATGGAATTCCTGCAATTGGATTTGGTCCTGGTGATGAAGTCTTTGCTCATGCACCTGATGAAAGAATTCCAATAGATGATTTAGTTAAAGCATCCGCATTTTATGCGATGTATTGTCAAACATTTTAATTAAAAAATATAGGGAGAAAAAAATGGACAAAAAATTTAAAGGCAAACATTTTCTTTCTGAAGATGATTGGACAAAAGAAGAACTGGATGTAGTGTTTGAAACTGCATTTGAACTAAAACAAAAATTTTATGCAGAAGAACCAACCCTTTACCTTCCTTATAAAACTTTATTTATGATATTCTTTGAACAATCCACTCGAACAAGAAATTCGATGGAAGCAGGAATGACCCAGCTCGGAGGTCATGCACACGATTTGACTGCCGACAAAATGCAAATCTCTCATGGTGAATCGGCAAAGGATACGGCAATCATACTTTCAAGGATGGGACATGGAATTGCCTGCAGGAATTGTTTTTATGGAATTGGTAAAAAATATTTAGATGAAATGGCAAAGTATGCAACTGTTCCTGTTATGTCTTTGCAGGATGATGTTTATCATCCTTTTCAGGGAATTGCAGATTTGATGACAATCTTCGAATACTTTGGAAAAAATCCGAAAGGTTTGAAGGTAACAATTTCCTGGGCGTATGCAACATCGCATGCGAAACCTCTTTCTGTTCCGCAATCACAAATTCTTTTATTCCCGAGATATGGAATTGATGTAACAGTAGCTCATCCGAAAGAATTTCCACTTTCGAAAAATATTGTTGAAAAAGCTTATAAGAATGCTGAGGCTGGCGGAGGCAGTTTAAGATTTACTGACAATATGGATGAAGCTTTTGAAGGTGCAAATGTTGTGATTCCAAAAAATTGGGGCGGTTTTGCTTATTACGATGTTGATTACTATCTACAAAATGAAGAAGAATGTAAAAAGGAAATGAAAGCTAATCTTGAAAAATATAAAGATTGGATTTGTGACGAAAGAAGAATAAAGCTTGCTGCTAAAGATGTAAAATTAATGCATGCTCTTCCAGCCGATCGCGGAAAAGAGGTAACAGATGAAGTTATTGATAATCCAGAAATTTCTATTGTTTATGATGAAGCAGAAAATCGTCTTCACACCGCAAAAGCGATTATGGCATTGACAATGTAAATAGATTGAAAATTTAAATTGTTTGCTGTCAT is drawn from Ignavibacteria bacterium and contains these coding sequences:
- a CDS encoding ornithine carbamoyltransferase — protein: MDKKFKGKHFLSEDDWTKEELDVVFETAFELKQKFYAEEPTLYLPYKTLFMIFFEQSTRTRNSMEAGMTQLGGHAHDLTADKMQISHGESAKDTAIILSRMGHGIACRNCFYGIGKKYLDEMAKYATVPVMSLQDDVYHPFQGIADLMTIFEYFGKNPKGLKVTISWAYATSHAKPLSVPQSQILLFPRYGIDVTVAHPKEFPLSKNIVEKAYKNAEAGGGSLRFTDNMDEAFEGANVVIPKNWGGFAYYDVDYYLQNEEECKKEMKANLEKYKDWICDERRIKLAAKDVKLMHALPADRGKEVTDEVIDNPEISIVYDEAENRLHTAKAIMALTM